One Vicia villosa cultivar HV-30 ecotype Madison, WI unplaced genomic scaffold, Vvil1.0 ctg.000479F_1_1_2_unsc, whole genome shotgun sequence genomic region harbors:
- the LOC131628782 gene encoding uncharacterized protein LOC131628782 — MDAIRKQLDVLMGANRNGDVREVNRKYYDRDVCRLYLVGLCPHELFQLTKMDMGPCPKVHSLQLRKEYEEARGKGIDNYERELEDVIDKLIGECDRKIGRALKRLEDDDAKAAIAISVSEVTQTPEVLELAKEIKEKLKEADKYDLEGLSDMKIRALEIVEELRIKRADKQSTLLLDAFNKDRASLPQPLPNPPPLAPLPVITPDARTQEMINEKLKKAEDLGEQGLIDEAQKALEEAEALKKLPSRQEPALDSSKYTAADVRITDQKLRVCDICGAFLSVYDSDRRLADHFGGKLHLGYMQIREKLAELQEERNKSRKTDRLDDRRSKERSRDRDREPSRDRERGESHERGRDNDRRSRDRDRHHDRDRGYDRDRDRDSSRSYDSRSRRRSRSRERSRDYDRHRRHDRY; from the exons ATGGATGCTATACGGAAGCAGCTCGATGTGCTCATGGGAGCCAATCGAAACGGCGACGTCCGTGAAGTTAACCGCAAGTATTACGATCGCGACGTTTGCCGTCTCTACCTCGTCGGTCTTTGCCCTCACGAACTCTTCCAGTTAACG aaaaTGGATATGGGTCCTTGCCCTAAGGTTCACTCATTGCAGCTCAGGAAAGA ATATGAGGAAGCCAGAGGCAAAGGGATCGATAATTACGAGAGGGAGTTGGAGGATGTTATAGATAAGCTTATTGGTGAATGTGATAGGAAAATTGGGAGAGCTCTTAAGCGACTTGAGGATGATGATGCTAAAGCGGCGATTGCAATTTCGGTATCTGAAGTTACTCAG ACACCGGAAGTGCTTGAGTTGGCCAAGGAAATCAAAGAAAAGTTGAAAGAAGCTGATAAATATG ATCTTGAAGGCTTGTCAGATATGAAGATTAGAGCTTTGGAGATTGTTGAAGAACTTAGAATCAAAAGAGCAGACAAACAG TCTACGCTTCTTTTAGATGCATTCAACAAAGATAGGGCATCTTTACCTCAACCTCTGCCTAATCCACCACCATTGGCACCCCTTCCTGTAATTACTCCCGATGCTCGAACACAGGAGATGATAAATGAAAAGTTGAAGAAGGCTGAGGATCTTG GTGAACAAGGATTGATTGATGAGGCACAAAAAGCATTGGAAGAGGCCGAAGCTCTTAAGAAG CTTCCTTCCAGGCAGGAGCCAGCACTGGATTCATCAAAGTATACCGCTGCAGACGTGCGGATT ACTGATCAAAAGCTACGTGTGTGCGATATCTGTGGAGCATTTCTAAGTGTGTATGACAG TGATCGTCGATTAGCTGATCATTTTGGAGGGAAACTTCATTTAGGGTATATGCAAATTCGTGAGAAGTTGGCAGAACTTCAA GAAGAAAGGAACAAGAGCCGTAAGACTGATCGTCTTGATGACAGAAG atcaaaagaaaggagtagggATCGTGACAGGGAGCCGAGTAGGGACCGTGAACGTGGTGAGAGCCATGAGCGAGGGCGAGACAATGATCGCAGGAGCAGGGACCGTGATAGGCACCATGATAGAGACCGTGGATATGACCGAGATCGGGACAGAGACTCATCCCGCTCATATGATTCAAGAAGTCGTCGGAGGTCACGATCTCGAGAGCGTTCTAGAGATTATGACCGTCATAG GCGTCATGATCGGTATTAG